The genomic DNA atgaagTTTTGTCTATTCACAATTACTATGAAGTCCGGAAAATTTTTTGTCGTCCACATCAGGGCTTTTGCAGGGTAAATATTTCCTGTGAATTTAAAAGCAGTCAAGGCTGACAAATCAAAAAAGAAGTTCAGTCAGTGAACAGTGTATGGATAAACTTAACTTTTTCTCACCCAACCGGGTCTGATAGTTCAAAATACGACGAACGTTAATCCAGTATTGGATGTCAACAACTTTGTCAGTTTTACATTTCCCATTGCCTATTTCATCTTGCAGTTTTAGATAAGGAAATCGCTGTCGTTCAAAATCAACAGCATAACCTAGCAAATGATCTGCAAATAGTTGTGGTAAACAGAAGAATTTAGCGCacttaatatttttgaaacGCATTCTTGATCATTGGAACCTAGAAGTATTGCGATTACTTCGTAGACTTGAGAGTTTTCAATAGGTTCTTTGAGCAGCGCCATTCTTATTAGATTAACATTCTCAATGAATAGTGCTCACCATAAATGTATGGTGAAACTGTGAAGGTAACTTCTGAGTCGATTCATGCGAGTGAGACAAGAAAACGGAGAGTCTCGCTTAAATATACAAATCGCTCATTTAAAATTCTTGGATCAGCACCATAGTATTTTGAACTACCAGCCCCGGTTTCTCATTTTTTTTGAGAACaagttattttatcattttccccttaaacaaaaagttttaaaaaaaagcaagattACAATTGAGTTGTCATACTTTTTTGGCATTGAATAATCTCTGTTTCTTATTAGTGGAAGTTAGTTTTAATGAAGAAAGGATAGTTATTAACAATTTACTGCCTTGAAAGTCGTGCGTATTTAAGTTAATGATAAGCGGTATCATTTTGCTGTAGCTTGTCCACGTTGTTATCCTCAAAGATAGTTCATTGATTTGTAAATACCTAGTCACGGGGACttcgaagttttctttttttccctttggatGCAGGTACGAAGTTGCTGTCTCTTTTCTTGTTAAATTCCTTAACAGAAGTCAACAGTGTCAAGATGCTGTCATCTGcatgtaaatattttaagcCAATGAATTTGAATTATTAACTGAAAGTAGGCaataaagattttatttcatcCGTTTTAGtgctttttttccctctgtgACTTATGGGCGTGAGTCGGATTGTTCGTAGATGTTTAAAGTTAACATGTTCTTTCAAAGTCTGAATTCAGTAGGGTTAGCGAGGTAGTTTGGAGCATGAGAGCGACCGCCACTCTCGACGCGTAATTACGTTCGCGCTTGGAACCATTGTCTAAGAGGAAATGAATTGTCTTTAGACACAAATTTGTGTATACTGCTTTACCTTCTAAGGGCAAACCCGTTTGCGACAAATCAATGTAAACAGCAACGTCACAGGAAATACGCCCATGCATATTTTCCTCTGACCGCTTTAGGCAAAGTAAATGAACACTTGTCGTACCATTTCATCAGCAAGTCGTAGTTTATACCCCTTAAGAGTGCTTCAGCATGACGTCTTGTCGGTAACGTTCTAAAGCAGTGGGGTTACTGCGTTTTGATGGTGCGTGTTGTCAGTTTTGACCCTGGAAAGAAAGTGCAAAGCCTAAAACGGAGATATCGCTTCGTATCGCACCATATCGTTAGTCCAAAGTGCCTCTCATCCTAAGCAGGTCCTTACTTTACATTATTACATTTGTATTGCTTTGCCACCATCCCTCTTAGTCACAGCAGACTAAAATAAAACGGTAGCTAAGGTAACTTGACAATACTCCTTGTTGGTAAAAGTGGTTTCAACAGCTTCATGTCGATAGGAAGACCGAGTATCTGCCCACCTTTTGCAAACAACAATCTCTTTCTCCCCTAGTTTCTGCTTTACTTTCCGATAGTGTTAAGAGTTTATAAAATAATGGGCTAAAAACCAGAAATTATTATCGTTTCCCTTGGATACTTTAATCGATCTAAGGTACCTTTTAGAATTTTCATTTCCTCACTGATGCTCAAATTCGACGCCTCCTCAAAGCTATTGAGAATTTTATGACGTATCGCAGCAACGCTacgaaaaactattttaaagaGACAAGAGAACGCCTCCTCTGAGCAATATCTCAGTTTGTCAAGCTGCGTAAACAGAACACATTAAACATTCGCTGTTTGTGTACATGTCTATTGAGAAAAACCAGTAATAATGTCTGACTTAAAAGTAGATGCTTTTAAAATAAACCAACGTACATATATGGAAACCTTTTTGCGTACAAAACTAAGGCATCACTAAGGAAGGAGCTCAGTGAACTGTGATAATTGGCAACAGGTATCGATGAAGTCTCTGTTGCGTTTAACTGTCTAGAATTCTCTGTAAATAGTGTTAATTATTTTGCCTTTTACTCTTGACAGACTCCTTTACTCAGTCACTATTTTTAAAGCAGTCAGGTGGTGTGGTTGATCATTTCAATGGACACTAagtaaaatggaaagaaaagaagTGTGAAAGCTTTCTAAACAAAGCATTACTCATCCATTCATTTTCTGGGCTCGTTATCAATATCATTTAAATAGAAGCTTGATGAGTAGAGAGTTATTTTTGAACTACAGACCACCTAATACACCGGATTCTTTCGCGATCAAACAATAATTATCACTTTTCCAAAACCGACTTGACACATGTCAAGTGACGCCATATCAGGTTCGCGAATCATGtctctaaaaataaaaatcgtgACTTGTTTACCTTAGTAGAGAAAGAGTTTATAAAAACTAGATTGGTTTCCTGCCAAGTGCACTTGAACTCtaagagaaaatttttgttttgtaaaagataaattttctaaaatttttttagaaattttagtTTGGGAAAGGATCGTGATCCTTCGTTGACGAAAGTAAATTAACATATCAAACcatttgattttcctttcagtCTGTTTAAGCATTAGAGAACAGCAATTTCGCTGAATCAGCGGAAGGGTTGATCAAAGGTTATCCTGACTACTTAGCTCTTACACGATTTTAAAtagttttcctttgcttttgagGAGTATTCAGCCtaaatgtaaagtaaaataCAATCTGAATTAAAACGCGGTTTTTTAGCGATACTTCATTATGTTGAAATGTGAAGAATTTCATGCTTTCGAGCCGAAAATGTAGAAGGAAGAATTTTGCCGAAGGCTTGCCCTCTTGATCATTATTGGGAtgaggaaattttattttttgtctacaACAAGTAAATGTGACTTGAATGgcttctttttaaactttcaacgATTTCCTTAGCCTAAACCAGTTTTCTCGATGGAGgaataatttttctgtgtttgacTCAAAGCCTGGTTTGAAGGTTAGTTTAAGTTCTGTTCGTCGGAATATGAGGTTTTGCGTGCGTCACGTAACTCGAATTCCGTTTCTTTGTCACTTTCCTGCTCACTTCCGCTGTTTTAGCCAGAAAAGTCGAAAAGACGTGCTGCCGAAGACGCCGAATGTTACGTCACGCATTATCGAGACAAACTTCGGTTAACCTCGTGTTGCCTCGGAGAGAAACAAATTACAACTGGACACTCCACTGAAAAGATGAAATTATGAGGGCAGAGCTAGATTGAGGAAATTATGGACTACAGAGAAGCCTTCTTAACTGCTTGGAGGGACTTTCATCCGAAAGGCAAGCTTCCTGACACAGactttttgcaattttgtgattttgatGGAGATTTCGCATCTGACGAACATGTTTTGGAGCGTTTCAATTTGTGCAATGAAAGACTTGAGGACGCTATTCGCGTGTTTAAAAGCGAaggatttattttaaaatggctCAGAGAGGTTCTTAACGTTAACATCTCTAAAGGAAGAGATTTAGAACTCGAAAGAGTGCTAAACGTGTTCTTTCCATGCGAACTGAATCAGCCTGTGTCGTGTCCGCAGGACATTGCCTCGCCTTCCGTTGCCATAGAAGACGTAAAAAAATCGGATCGGGACGGTTTTGAGAAGTCGTCCCCGCTTGAAGACGAAGAGAAATATTTAAACAATACTTTTGCACCTGATGAAGAGTGCAAGGATTTTAGAAAAGACGCTAAAGTGATATTTCCTCCTCGTGACGAGCCAAAACTCGCTTTGGACGGAAGTGACGGGGAGTCGTGTTTCAACGACAACATACAGGGGACGTCTGGGGTCGACTCTGGTAAATTATTTAGTAGCGAAAATAATGAATTCGATGAAGAGAAAAGCTCGTCACACGATGGCATTAATATAGCTGAGGGTAATAAACTTTCCGCCAATAACAATACAGAAAAGGAAAGTGTAAACGATGTCGGGTTAACAAGGAGAAATGATCAGAGAGACCCCACGGGTTCTTCAGAAGACGAAGAACCAGAAATGGGGGACGAAACGCCAAATTTAAATTATCCTGAACGAAAGAAACCAACTGGTCATAGAAATCGAGCTCTTGCCAGTGTGTTCTCACCTCTAGCGAAGGGGATCAACAAAGCTAAATCGAAAGGAAAGAGTTATTTAACGCGTCCGTCCGGCCCAAAACATAGGCGACATGATTCTCACGGCAGCACGACAAGTGGCGATGATGTGGACTTTTCAGATCATGCCGAAAGTAAAACTTCCGaaaatcttgaaagtgaaattttgtcAGATTCTAACGAGGTTGATGTGAAGTCACACGATATTTGTGCGGCAAATCAGTTTAATATGGCAGATGAAGGCGATAGTTGTTTGGCTCCTATCGATCGAGGAAGTCATGTTGACTTTACAAGACAGGGATTCTCGGAGAACAATGCTTTGGACAAGAAAGACTCAATCTCTGAGGAAGACAGGTGCAAGAAAGAGAAGATAGCTGAAACACCCGACGTAATTATCGAAGTTGTTGATGAATTGATATCCTACTTGGAAGGAATCGAGGTCGTGAGTAGCGATGATCTCGAAGGGGAATCGCCCCATGCGTCTGAGGGAGATGACTTTATGCTATTTGGCGGGGTAATAAGACCACGGAAACCCCTACGATCACGAAGACAACTCGATTCCGTTCTCTCTGCGGGTAACGTTAGTTTGATGAGCGCTGACTCTTGCATGAGTCCATGGGCTATAGATGTTGCTGTCTCTGAAATGCAGTCAGCTGATTCATCAGAACAAGAAGACAATGGAAATGATTCCAATGATGTCGGACCCACTGAGAGGGCTTCCCCTAGTCACCATGTAAAAGAAATATCCAAGCAGCCAAATGTGGAGGCTTCACCTCCACCTATCAGACCTCCACGGCGTAGTAAGACTGAGAGGCGGTCCCGCACTGTAGGCTCACCAAAGAAACTAGGGCCAGTCAgtgctgatgatgatgatgtctTTGGAAAAGATGACAAGGGATATGAGGGTATGTTGTGATCGTACTTTGAGAAGAAATAATCAGCACTGAAAATTGGATACTGCTGACTAAGTGGCAcatatttcaaaaatagttttaaaaatgcACGAAAGTTATttaggaaataattttaaggAACACTTGTCATAAATGCTAATGATTGAGAAGCAAGAtattatctttaattttcttttgaaaggaaaaggtaagcattcatttgaaataaacattgtttctttTACAGCTAGATTTTTCATAGACTCTAGTATACTAAAGCTAatctttcaaagaatttttgtCTGTATCCTAAGTTTGTTTATATTGTTATATTGTATGTGTTGAAGATATTGAAGAAGCAATTATAACtgtctatattttttttcttcctcctcCCTTTATGATAATATGTCATGGTTGTTATTGTAAtaacatattttcaaactgtcattcaatatttttaacatgaagTCTAACCTATTGACGCTCTGTCATtacttcattttctcttctacatAAATTAGCACCAAATTATCTgtgtaaaaattcatttaagatcagaaaaattaaacaaacaagcaaacaaatgatAACAACAGCTTCACAATAATTTGGAATGCTTTGTTTGCAAAAGCCAATACAATACGTTGTTTGAACTTATTGTGAGGGCATAACGGACATAACAGACagtggatttaaaaaaaaattatttaagggTGCAAAACTATgacaatacaaattttttttttgaggtgaaaggcaattttttttcacaaagagttgaaaacaaatgtacGAGTAGACTTAAGGTAGGCTGGAACAAGATACGGAAGGTTTGAAATTGCTTTCATTTATCTTCCTGCTTTTGAagtgattaattttttgttctacCTTACAAGGTGACAAAGAGTTATGGCATACATCTGTAATTTTTGAGCAATATGAACTTAAAATTTTCCGATGATTTAAAACTGTCTAGCATACACAAACAGTAACTCTGTTGAATGGCAAGAGGAGCTTAAAGTCATTGAATTAGATGAAAAAAGGTTTCTAAGATTTAGTAACTGAAATAGTGTTAAGCAACAAGCAACAAAAGTTAACCTCAGTGTGTGTTGCTTTAAAAGCATACCATGGTTAGGTCTGCCACAACACAttgtaatttcctttcaattttttaaagactagGACTTTCATTGGGAATACTGTATTGGATATTTAttaactgaaacattttttcttggaaatagAAGGCTGACAGATGTAGCAAATGAAGGATCTCTCTTACCCAACTGCTTTAGGATGGTCTTGTTTTTGAAtcatattgaaacaaaaaattaaatcatgtttattatattttgataatatgAACTGTGACATTTTGTGTTTAAGTATGATACTTTCAATTCAACAGGGAGGTTTTCAAAAGACAtaaactgtaaagaaaaaaatcttgttttgtGTAGAGGTGAAAGTccatttttcttgttatttgtgataaaaaaaattatgttaagaAAATAGTCttctattattttattatttcaatacATTTAGATAGTTTTATGAAACTTGTGGTCACATAAGCAAACATCTGTTTAAAataagtaatattttctttctgaactTTGGATTTAGAGatttctgttgtgtttctttctgtcaaaaaaaattttgtaaaaccACAGTTTAGTTGCcaactcaaaattttcaattttctgctAGAAATATTGTTACTCTCTGAAGAATTGTGATATTTATTGCTTTTAATTTGAAACCTTGAAAATTCCTGGTAATTGGCTCATTATATAGATTCACTTTGTGGTaaacattttgataaaaaatttctttcattttcccaaCCTTAGCCCTTTCAAAATAAAGTTGGTCCTTAAGAGTGTGTCTCCTTAAAAGCAAAGTGCAGATCATGTAATTTGTTTTCACTATCTTTAAGGCTTTTTGGTTAAAGTACAGTTAagattataatttttgttttttcaatcataaaagaaaaattggtcACAAAAGTGCACTGataatgttttcaatttcaattttgttgtaaaagCTGTCTGGGTAAACATAAATTTCACATTTTAGTGGTTATTATCATAACAAAGGTACTGTCAGTACTGTCTCTGAAatcttttgaatatttaaataatttgttcTTTAACCTGactagtttttcattttcttgggGAGTCAATAGTCTTATTCATACCTCATTTATATGAACATGTTATTAGCTGTTTGTGCATCTTTAAATCAATTTGCAAGTTGAAGTTAAAGCAATAACCTTCTTATATAAGTAAAAGGATCAAAACATGGCTGAATTTGCATAATGTGAAGAAATTGCACaacaaaattacttgaaaaGTATGAGATACACCTTTCTACGGTAGAAATAATTATGAATTAAAACAGCTACATTTGTTATACTATCAGCAAAATAGTTTTACCATTCTTTACTGGTCGCtgaaaaatgtataaaaacatttttagctGAGTAGGATTTTAAATTTGCACTCTCTTGAAATTTTATGcttttaaagaaagataaaaatgctaatttctaaattattttaataaaaaaacattaagcATGGTTTACCTGTCAGTTACTGAATAGATCCATTTTGAGAAAGGTATGAgcattttttcaatgaaaattgtTTCCAGTAGTGTACACTGAAGACACACATAGTAGTGTTAATAAGTCACTTTGTTGAGAacatcttgaacaaaaaaaattgcataaacTACAGATGTATTTCTATTAATGGTCACTCTTgataaattgaaaagttttcaaattccATTTGCCTACAGCTGTTGCAGttatgaaaactttcaaaacattacaCTTCCCCTTAACCTTGAAACACAGTCTTGGGTACATGGAATTTCCCATAAGCcagataataattattatgatggtaatagtaatggtaataataaaatgaatgttgtggtaaagaaacaaacaagggTGAAGTTGAACTGCATGTAGACTACCCTCTCCTCTAGGGATGTCCTACAAGGCAATTAAGGGGGAggtggagagagagagaggggggggggaagtggCTTTTTttggggaggggtgggaggggttTAACTGAACAAGCCTGAGTTCAAGTGGAAAGTCTCCTCGTTTGTATAGGATCTGATCATAGTCAATAATATGAATGTTGTATATTTTTATGTGATTGTCACTAGGGGACTATGACTCTCTCCCTCGTTTGCCAAAGAGGAGTGCTAGTGAGGTAGTTCGTCCTCGGAGCCAGGGTTCAGAAAATGAAGAACTCAAGAAACTGCGCAAAGCAAGAGGGGCCCATGTTGTTATTGGAGATCATAGTGTTGATTTTTCATCTTCGCCTGTCCCTTCTCCTGGTGGAAGTCCTGCAAAACATGTGGTATGTATAGTTTAAATTATTCTTGATGACCATTTGAAGTCCTGTATTTTTCAATGGTTTTGTTCATTAACCAAGGTCTCTGCTGGGTTAAAATCTGTAGGAAAATAATCCAAAAGCCAACATGTGGGAATTACTTAAAGAGACATCAGCAGTTCTCTTGATGCTTTGAGCTCCAATGCAGCCCCTTTTGTCAAGGAATTGGTTCTCTGTCTTGCTGCTTTTAAGTGGATGCATGTTCCCCACCAAGTCCTTTCatgaaactgaaacaaaagaatttgaatATAATGAAGACCATGGAATAAGAAAAGGGACTTTTTATTTAGCAATAGTAATTTGTGACCCTCAAGCAACATGTCAGggtaaaaaacaagaaaggaagcaaTACCTCACTACCGAGTGGTAATGTACCATTGTAACATTTAACTTGTCATCTGTTAGGATCCTGGTGCTGGAGACAAAGCTGAAAAGCTGCACAAGAGAAAGTGGGTTGTTGCTGGAGTGCTGGATGGTGAGAAAGGATATTTGGAATGTCTAAACTTATTATACAAAGTAAGCatttttacatctttcttttcGTGGttggtgacaaaaaaaaaaaacataattgtCTGTTAGggttttttatttaaatgacTGAAATACTGTGGATGCTCTCATTGGTCTATAGGCTTTGTTAGATGAGGGTACAACTTTGCATTGCCTCATGATAACAGTTAGGGGTTTGCAGAATGTCTCAAGTTTAGGCTATGTTAACATGGAGAAAGTCCTCAATTAGTTATCATGAGTGAAAGTGAttcaattacattttttaacttctaaAATTCTGTATATTTTAGCCCTCTTGAACATGTATATTGCAGCATCTATTAAAGTAGGCTTCAGTACACTGCGGACTATTTGCAGCATCAGTACTAACACTGCCAGAGTTCGTTACTCCAATTATGTGCTGTATAAGATTTAAAATTACTTGCAATGTTCATGTTATTATGGTGCTTAACCAACATTGGGAACTTGCacagtttttctttgttagatCCTATTGGTAAAAATCTGAGTTATAGCTCTTAAATGGAACCATCTGTAAATTAGGTTCTTAAATAATTTGTGCTTTGTCAATGCATAACATGTgtgtttaaatgtttcttttcttccaaTTGTTATTTTCAGCACATGAAGCCTCTAAAGTTTTCCATTGAATCATCACATCCAATCTTGACCTCAGTTGACTACAACAAGATTTTCCACAAACTTGATGAACTGCATACTATGCACAGCGCATTTTATAATGAACTTGAGACACGTGTGTCACACTGGAGCGACCGTCACCTTATAGGAGATTTATTTTTGAGTTTGGTAAGCAGTAGTTTTTAGTGGAATAGTCTGGGAATTTATTCACAAAAGGAAATATGACATTGTGGTTTTTTAATGGAATTTTTAGAGCTGtatcttttttacaaatttatgcAATTTCCTgctaaattgttttatttcactGTCGAAGAAAAATCAGTTTATTTATCTTTGGTGTTCACTCATTTAAACCAAACATACTTGcgattaatcctttaactctcgtgagtgaccaagacagaatttctctttacaatatcaatataatatgaaccagatgagtgatgagaataaagaaaaatatcaatttggggataataagttgatccaatactaaattctctgaactaacatcacaagagttgtatggttgacagtaaggagagttacaaatttgatcttggagttaaagtgttaaaagagATTGTAGTATTAAATATCAACACAGCTTAGTCATGTGAGTTCCTCACAGGAATAGAGGCCATCTAGCCATCTCTCTGACTAAAATGCAGAATTACATGGCTGAATTTCAGTGGTTAGAGTTGTTTCTCATTATGTATAACTCATTTCTCCTGATTGAAAACTCTGTGTTGCATTGTTAAATTTGTGGCTCAGGATTCAACTTTTTAGTCATTGGTTATCTATTAAAGAGATATTAAACagtaattgtattttttgtcagtgagttaaaaaaaaatttcagttgctACCCATGTAACAAGGTGTTGGCAAACAGAACCATCTTCATCAtagttttgtttatgtttttctttcctttttgttttctctttgcttATAGGTGGATCAGTTTGATGTGTACAGAGAATACATATCAAACTACAATACTGCAATGTCGACAGTACGTAAATGCAAGGCAAGCAATGAACAATTCAACAACATCTTTTCTAAGGTATGTTTTATTGTGGCTCATGTTATTTACTGAAGGCAGGTATTtcattgattgattatttttctCTGTCATGGGAGGGTATAGAAAGAATTTGTAAAGTTCATTTTTTGATCACAAGGCAGAAAGTGGATAAGCTCAGACATTGAGGACAATTAACAGATGTTGTCTTTTCTATGTTTCTGCTAATCAGGAACTTAGAGTTCAATCCATTCAAGAAGTGACAACACTAGAAGGTATGTTTTATTAGTAAGATACCTGAAATTAGTGTGCAAATACATCATAGGCATGTTCTGTAGAAGCCCCCAATTTTCTGTTGTAGGTGGCACATTCTGTATATTTCGTTGTACATAATcttagagaatttggtgtgtTAACAAAGAGAATACTTAAGCCAACGAGTTTGCTTATTCTCCTCACGTGGTTTCTGAAAAGTGTTTTGGAAAAATCCTTGCTGGTCATCTCTAGAGGTGTGGTTAAGATCAAAATTTAAGAGATCTAAAAgacctttttaatttgttatgattactttttttttcgtcagcTCTTTTCAACAAACCAGTGGAACGAGTTGGCCGCTATATTGCTGTCCTAAAGGTTAGTTGTGACTTACTCAGGCTTTCTGCTTTCTAATGCACGGTGACTGGTCAATACAGGATCTTCTTCATATAGGTTTTGCTATATTGTTATCAAATGAGGTACAGCTTAATGTTTCTGATGATAACATGCTTTTACTTAGGACTTGATCAAAGAAACTCCTGAGGAGCATGCGGATTTTGAACTTTTAACAAATGTGTTGAACCAAACCAAAGACTTCCTAGCAAAGATCAATGGTGATGAAAGAGACGGAGGGGTAGGTAGACTGAAAACTTTtgcccccccccctctctctcccccccccctacACTTCTCGGAACAAGAAGCTCGATAACATCCGGGAATTTATTGAGTCTGTTTCTTGCATAGTTTGTGAAGAAATCGTAAAGATACCAACAACTCAATGAAGGGCACTTGAAAACGTTCCAGATAAatagggtaatttggtattatcgactgagttgataacgtaaattgaccaccgtaaagagtttaaaggttgacgtttcgagcgttagcctttcgtctgAGCGATTGGGAGAAATTACCCTGTTtttactcttccaccgacgcagcaccacagattctttagaaacttaccccccttgtTCCAGATAAAGAGAcatgttaattattttcttttcaatcccTTTTGCAAGGGATCAGGAGAAGCTCGTGTTCTCGGCTTGCCTgggattgttttcattttaatttgtgAGAAAAGTGTCATAGGGTACAAAGGTATTGGCATTGTTATAAGTACTGATGTTGTCCTGTTTGATTTTAATCAGAATTAACTTTTGAACTTCCATAGGGATTGCAAAGAGTGAAGCGAGATCATAGACTAATCAAAGATGGATTTATAGTAGAACTCTCAggtattttctctttaaatctCTTTACCCTTTGTGGTTCTCAATTATAGCCAATATGAATTTCTTGGAGAAAAAGATAACAGTCTCTAGCTGATCACTGGCCTGGTTGCTAGTGAATGTATCGAAAGgttaaggagaagttacaagttagcAATAGTAGGAGTAAAagggataaaaaataaatgttgtgTGATGACATTTTTACTTCAAATCCCTAATGGTGAGAGAATGTAACaatgacttttttcttttttttcagatggAGCTCGCAAATTTAGACATCTTTTCTTGTTCAATGACTACATCATATGTACAAAGAGAAAGATAACAGCTAGGTATGTTATGGCAATTGATTTTGGTGTTGGTTATAGTGATTCAGGCCTCACATATTTCTCACATATTTAAGGTTTCAATAACTTTGACATGAAACTCTTCTCGCTGTTATTGTTGCCTGTCGTCATTAATACATATAAAATGATGCAATGCTGAGATCCATCGTATCTTTACTTCAACCTAAAAAATTCAATTAGTCTTTTGGCAACTCCCATCGACCTGAAAAacattttacctcttttcttgaGCCATTCGCCCATTCATCACCACACACTTGATTGTTTTTTCAATGAGGTGTCTCTTCTAAATGTTTACAGGAGCGAGCAATACGTGTGTAAATGGTATCTCTCCCTGCACGATTTACAGTTCCAGCCCACAGAGAACTCAGAAGGTTTGTGTATGCATAGCTTGTACAGTTAGTGTTAGGCTAGAACGCAATTTACAGGCCTTAGTGCGCGACTTCCTGCTCATGCGTTCGATGCTAATTCAGTCAAAACGTGCTTCTCCCACGCAGGGTAGTCCGACTGAGCACGGTTACCTCTTGAAAGCTATAACTTGCTTTGACGGAGTGTGTAGGTttgatttgaaacat from Pocillopora verrucosa isolate sample1 chromosome 2, ASM3666991v2, whole genome shotgun sequence includes the following:
- the LOC131790574 gene encoding active breakpoint cluster region-related protein — its product is MDYREAFLTAWRDFHPKGKLPDTDFLQFCDFDGDFASDEHVLERFNLCNERLEDAIRVFKSEGFILKWLREVLNVNISKGRDLELERVLNVFFPCELNQPVSCPQDIASPSVAIEDVKKSDRDGFEKSSPLEDEEKYLNNTFAPDEECKDFRKDAKVIFPPRDEPKLALDGSDGESCFNDNIQGTSGVDSGKLFSSENNEFDEEKSSSHDGINIAEGNKLSANNNTEKESVNDVGLTRRNDQRDPTGSSEDEEPEMGDETPNLNYPERKKPTGHRNRALASVFSPLAKGINKAKSKGKSYLTRPSGPKHRRHDSHGSTTSGDDVDFSDHAESKTSENLESEILSDSNEVDVKSHDICAANQFNMADEGDSCLAPIDRGSHVDFTRQGFSENNALDKKDSISEEDRCKKEKIAETPDVIIEVVDELISYLEGIEVVSSDDLEGESPHASEGDDFMLFGGVIRPRKPLRSRRQLDSVLSAGNVSLMSADSCMSPWAIDVAVSEMQSADSSEQEDNGNDSNDVGPTERASPSHHVKEISKQPNVEASPPPIRPPRRSKTERRSRTVGSPKKLGPVSADDDDVFGKDDKGYEGDYDSLPRLPKRSASEVVRPRSQGSENEELKKLRKARGAHVVIGDHSVDFSSSPVPSPGGSPAKHVDPGAGDKAEKLHKRKWVVAGVLDGEKGYLECLNLLYKHMKPLKFSIESSHPILTSVDYNKIFHKLDELHTMHSAFYNELETRVSHWSDRHLIGDLFLSLVDQFDVYREYISNYNTAMSTVRKCKASNEQFNNIFSKELRVQSIQEVTTLEALFNKPVERVGRYIAVLKDLIKETPEEHADFELLTNVLNQTKDFLAKINGDERDGGGLQRVKRDHRLIKDGFIVELSDGARKFRHLFLFNDYIICTKRKITARSEQYVCKWYLSLHDLQFQPTENSEAPQVIPVTSKGDFDLLKSRIASTKAEIRREEGVSGLNSPDSSPSMKRRRAQSASKIVEKLKRRLAEQEAALLLAIPSLPVTLYHKQGKTYTLLCKTDVERAEWKEAIIPLLEQIQDNTSAEVQLSALELHHFLEACKKLRTQRSLGKVSMKEDKSLLNGLLYVHIHSGRGFHKNDLSCVIEVDHYGQFVRKARTKTCKASTDPVWDQDFDVEVEGTRELKLHVYSKSRLNFDEHCAQGKIELVKENLRDLKKQTITITLDKQGAVTLSLQYSKTPHGIQRKKSYSEKGVFGVDIATVSKREESDIPLVVIGCVQEIEKRGIEEVGIYRLSGATSDVRRLKDAFDNNSQSALVQVAEADIHAVAGLLKMYLRDLPEPLFTDDLYIKFVEANGIKDPEEKKKKMMELFESLPKPNRLTSIYLLDHLRRLSEHQEQNKMGQNNLATVFGPNVLRPSSADTDPTDLAKGTLDVMSQVGIFLWFLKFCSLQLPEDPQLMRRLDPNKNVEVAPALGHEDRLI